Proteins from a genomic interval of Zingiber officinale cultivar Zhangliang chromosome 1B, Zo_v1.1, whole genome shotgun sequence:
- the LOC122040893 gene encoding uncharacterized protein LOC122040893: protein MENCTTNSPTIDILKNQPLHIQQIVLEASTCVITFCLMLSFLIAACQNRLWMKNRLATLLLENITNPLAHLFVNVVVLVLVLPFKNYLYFLWVMLLIIGSESTSCISGYSLSDPQTAKKMYFLLFVDNLCVGLLMIWWYPKGSKFRVHLWALWILITLKTAERCLSFFSARRAYGTNKIDLVSDYMQYEHTLSSPEEVDPATLQGYKYLVHGEEGVKFNISGDYQVRIDLENQRLVTIDKIWRCKTGLLSPGIDILKDLCLSFALFKLLRRSFARCPAAESERPKTRDLVFEGILAKGDGIRAFEVVKAELGFLRDLHHTKYPIIFGCGFPTVNFIICLAVLAVMGWLSKVVYHDYHRPPAGEKVHYVGNYNVDLDITYIVVGMILAMEVTEFLTYLFSDWAKVMLVCGHVQGSSWLLKHYSLSKMLRFICTPTFSQALCSHIGQHSLLDNSNSSACSSSILGRRLGPGKDQNTLVKVPPEVKMAIATSLRQSQGNLSNGGSSLQRNGVTEYLGWACNYPTLVHTIMVWHIATHYCEMEYDLSQKSVSAPTNEMVQRNKLTANALSQYCAYLLVFVPDLLPISARHDTKLVLDKMVHETRTFMEGAKTERDKYVKMNQVGNNEETVIAFGSRLGKQLGSISLYERWKVLADLWAELLVYLAPTDNPDAHLKKLADGGEFITQVWILLYHAGILKQPLATTNIDA from the coding sequence ATGGAGAATTGCACCACCAATAGCCCCACCATTGATATTCTCAAAAATCAGCCTCTTCACATCCAGCAAATAGTCTTGGAAGCATCCACCTGCGTCATCACATTTTGCTTGATGTTGTCTTTCCTCATCGCTGCCTGTCAGAATAGATTATGGATGAAAAATAGGCTCGCTACTCTCTTACTCGAGAACATCACAAATCCCCTCGCACATCTCTTCGTCAACGTCGTCGTCCTCGTCCTCGTCTTGCCCTTCAAGAACTACCTCTACTTCCTCTGGGTGATGCTCCTCATAATCGGCTCCGAGTCCACCAGTTGCATCTCCGGCTATAGCCTCTCTGACCCCCAAACCGCAAAGAAGATGTACTTCTTGCTCTTCGTCGACAACCTCTGCGTCGGTCTCTTGATGATCTGGTGGTACCCCAAAGGGTCCAAGTTCCGCGTTCACCTCTGGGCTCTTTGGATCTTAATCACGTTAAAGACAGCAGAGCGGTGCTTGAGCTTCTTCTCCGCCAGGCGAGCCTATGGGACGAACAAGATCGACCTCGTCTCCGACTACATGCAGTACGAGCATACGCTGAGCTCGCCAGAGGAGGTGGATCCAGCCACTCTGCAAGGGTACAAGTACCTCGTACACGGGGAAGAAGGGGTCAAGTTCAACATTAGTGGCGATTATCAGGTACGCATCGACTTAGAGAATCAAAGACTCGTGACCATCGACAAGATCTGGCGATGCAAGACCGGCTTGCTCAGCCCGGGAATTGACATCCTCAAGGACTTGTGTCTCTCCTTCGCCTTGTTCAAGCTGCTACGGCGAAGTTTTGCTCGTTGCCCCGCGGCCGAGTCTGAGCGACCCAAGACTCGTGACTTGGTGTTTGAAGGGATCTTAGCAAAGGGCGACGGGATCAGAGCCTTCGAGGTGGTGAAGGCTGAGCTAGGGTTCCTTAGAGACCTCCACCACACCAAGTACCCCATCATCTTCGGCTGCGGATTCCCGACTGTTAACTTCATCATATGCCTCGCCGTTCTTGCAGTCATGGGGTGGCTCAGCAAGGTAGTTTACCACGACTACCACCGTCCCCCGGCAGGTGAGAAGGTGCATTACGTGGGGAATTACAACGTCGATCTCGACATCACCTACATTGTCGTGGGCATGATCCTAGCCATGGAGGTCACTGAATTCCTCACTTATTTATTCTCCGACTGGGCTAAGGTGATGCTGGTATGCGGCCATGTCCAAGGTTCTTCTTGGCTTCTCAAACATTATTCTCTATCCAAAATGCTCAGGTTCATCTGCACGCCCACTTTTTCACAAGCTCTGTGCAGTCACATTGGCCAGCATTCACTCCTTGACAACTCCAATTCCTCGGCATGCAGCAGCAGCATCCTGGGAAGGAGGCTGGGGCCAGGGAAGGATCAGAATACGCTTGTCAAAGTGCCACCTGAAGTGAAGATGGCGATTGCTACTTCCCTCCGTCAAAGTCAAGGGAACCTGTCTAATGGTGGATCATCTCTGCAGAGGAATGGGGTTACAGAATATTTGGGCTGGGCATGCAACTATCCTACTCTCGTCCACACCATAATGGTTTGGCATATCGCTACGCACTACTGTGAGATGGAATACGATCTATCACAGAAGAGTGTCAGTGCTCCAACAAATGAGATGGTGCAACGCAACAAACTGACTGCAAATGCATTGTCTCAGTATTGTGCTTACTTGTTGGTTTTTGTCCCAGATCTGTTGCCAATTAGTGCTAGGCATGATACAAAGCTTGTGCTCGATAAGATGGTGCATGAGACTAGGACGTTTATGGAAGGAGCCAAAACAGAGAGGGACAAGTATGTCAAAATGAACCAGGTGGGTAATAATGAAGAAACTGTCATTGCGTTTGGGTCGAGATTGGGAAAGCAGCTTGGATCGATAAGCTTATATGAAAGATGGAAGGTGCTAGCAGATTTGTGGGCAGAATTGTTGGTGTATCTTGCTCCAACTGATAACCCCGATGCACACTTGAAGAAACTTGCTGATGGAGGAGAGTTTATCACGCAGGTTTGGATTCTTCTCTACCATGCAGGCATTCTTAAGCAGCCATTAGCTACTACCAATATTGATGCGTGA